A genomic region of Oryza glaberrima chromosome 1, OglaRS2, whole genome shotgun sequence contains the following coding sequences:
- the LOC127770072 gene encoding F-box/FBD/LRR-repeat protein At1g51370-like isoform X2 encodes MPTLVAAGGMRATERARHPRSSHGPRPHLDHIMARAMCAHAMEESTDTMEGIMRVVLTCLPTPAPFSTSHGSLSSSAGGGGGSGGGGDDRISRLPGALLSNIVSRLPARDAARTAVLSTRWRRVWASTPLVLDDVDLLDIPDEDLRRGHSHRVDLAAAASRVTRVLTSHRGPYLCVHLTCCNMATHWPMLSYWLSLLAANGVQDLVFANRPYPLDLPLPVDILRIPSLRSLYLAFWTFPGIPGGARGPHVFPHLRELGLCFISIDAQDLDGLLQCSPVLETLALVSNSYSPAHIRVRSRTLRCVLFWMSLAQEIALVVAPRLDRLILWKTFMGFPGEIFCRTRVKIGYATELRVLGYLEPRMHELEIGNTTIEAGTKMSSDKTVPSVKILALKVRFGIRNEAKLLPVFLRCFPNVETLHVMMMLMILPASSISSSGMTSAQSSACTHTSIRWCFTCSEGSGVSSRSSSSSWRGPRHCRRLWLCWPTETRPGWTRCAPS; translated from the exons ATGCCTAcgctggtcgccgccggcgggatgAGAGCTACCGAGCGCGCCCGCCACCCGCGATCGAGCCACGGTCCCCGTCCGCACCTGGACCACATCATGGCTAGGGCGATGTGCGCCCACGCCATGGAGGAGTCGACGGACACCATGGAGGGCATCATGCGCGTCGTCCTCACCTGCCTCCCCACCCCGGCGCCCTTCTCCACATCCCACGGctccctctcttcctcggcgggcggtggcggcggcagcggcggcggcggcgatgaccgcATCAGCCGCCTTCCGGGCGCGCTGCTCTCCAACATCGTGTCCCGCCTCCCGGCCAGGGACGCGGCGCGCACCGCCGTGCTCTCCACGCGCTGGCGCCGCGTCTGGGCGTCCACGCCGCTGGTCCTCGACGACGTCGACCTCCTCGACATCCCCGACGAGGACCTCCGGCGCGGCCACTCCCACCGCGTcgacctggccgccgccgcctcccgcgtgACCCGCGTCCTCACCTCCCACCGGGGCCCCTACCTCTGCGTCCACCTCACCTGCTGCAACATGGCCACCCACTGGCCGATGCTCTCCTACTGGCtcagcctcctcgccgccaatGGCGTCCAGGACCTCGTCTTCGCCAACCGCCCCTACCCGCTCGACCTGCCCCTCCCCGTCGATATCCTCCGCATCCCTTCCCTCCGCAGCCTCTACCTCGCGTTCTGGACCTTCCCGGGCAtccccggcggcgcgcgcggccccCACGTCTTCCCGCACCTCCGGGAGCTCGGCCTCTGCTTCATCAGCATCGACGCCCAGGACCTCGACGGCTTGCTCCAGTGCAGCCCCGTCCTGGAGACGCTCGCGCTCGTCTCCAACTCCTACTCCCCCGCTCACATCCGCGTGCGCAGCCGCACCCTCCGCTGCGTGCTCTTCTGGATGTCGCTGGCGCAGGAGATCGCCTTGGTCGTCGCCCCGCGCCTCGACCGCCTCATCCTGTGGAAGACGTTCATGGGTTTCCCCGGCGAAATCTTTTGCCGCACAAGGGTCAAGATTGGTTACGCCACAGAGCTGCGAGTCCTGGGCTACTTGGAACCAAGAATGCACGAGCTGGAGATCGGCAATACCACCATCGAG GCTGGAACAAAGATGAGTTCAGATAAAACGGTACCAAGTGTCAAAATCTTGGCCTTGAAGGTGCGATTTGGGATCCGCAATGAAGCCAAGTTGCTGCCCGTCTTTCTCAGATGCTTTCCCAATGTTGAGACATTACATGTCATG ATGATGCTCATGATCCTACCGGCAAGCTCAATCTCAAGTTCTGGCATGACGTCGGCCCAATCGAGTGCCTGCACTCACACGTCAATAAGGTGGTGTTTCACATGTTCAGAGGGGAGCGGAGTGAGCTCGCGTTCCTCAAGTTCATCCTGGAGAGGGCCGAGGCATTGCAGAAGATTGTGGTTGTGTTGGCCAACAGAGACCAGGCCTGGGTGGACGAGATGCGCGCCAAGCTGA
- the LOC127770072 gene encoding F-box/FBD/LRR-repeat protein At5g53840-like isoform X1 produces MPTLVAAGGMRATERARHPRSSHGPRPHLDHIMARAMCAHAMEESTDTMEGIMRVVLTCLPTPAPFSTSHGSLSSSAGGGGGSGGGGDDRISRLPGALLSNIVSRLPARDAARTAVLSTRWRRVWASTPLVLDDVDLLDIPDEDLRRGHSHRVDLAAAASRVTRVLTSHRGPYLCVHLTCCNMATHWPMLSYWLSLLAANGVQDLVFANRPYPLDLPLPVDILRIPSLRSLYLAFWTFPGIPGGARGPHVFPHLRELGLCFISIDAQDLDGLLQCSPVLETLALVSNSYSPAHIRVRSRTLRCVLFWMSLAQEIALVVAPRLDRLILWKTFMGFPGEIFCRTRVKIGYATELRVLGYLEPRMHELEIGNTTIEAGTKMSSDKTVPSVKILALKVRFGIRNEAKLLPVFLRCFPNVETLHVMSDDAHDPTGKLNLKFWHDVGPIECLHSHVNKVVFHMFRGERSELAFLKFILERAEALQKIVVVLANRDQAWVDEMRAKLRPLAMAKRASENPTLLIVALEGGSAWSFHRASDLSVNDPFDYC; encoded by the exons ATGCCTAcgctggtcgccgccggcgggatgAGAGCTACCGAGCGCGCCCGCCACCCGCGATCGAGCCACGGTCCCCGTCCGCACCTGGACCACATCATGGCTAGGGCGATGTGCGCCCACGCCATGGAGGAGTCGACGGACACCATGGAGGGCATCATGCGCGTCGTCCTCACCTGCCTCCCCACCCCGGCGCCCTTCTCCACATCCCACGGctccctctcttcctcggcgggcggtggcggcggcagcggcggcggcggcgatgaccgcATCAGCCGCCTTCCGGGCGCGCTGCTCTCCAACATCGTGTCCCGCCTCCCGGCCAGGGACGCGGCGCGCACCGCCGTGCTCTCCACGCGCTGGCGCCGCGTCTGGGCGTCCACGCCGCTGGTCCTCGACGACGTCGACCTCCTCGACATCCCCGACGAGGACCTCCGGCGCGGCCACTCCCACCGCGTcgacctggccgccgccgcctcccgcgtgACCCGCGTCCTCACCTCCCACCGGGGCCCCTACCTCTGCGTCCACCTCACCTGCTGCAACATGGCCACCCACTGGCCGATGCTCTCCTACTGGCtcagcctcctcgccgccaatGGCGTCCAGGACCTCGTCTTCGCCAACCGCCCCTACCCGCTCGACCTGCCCCTCCCCGTCGATATCCTCCGCATCCCTTCCCTCCGCAGCCTCTACCTCGCGTTCTGGACCTTCCCGGGCAtccccggcggcgcgcgcggccccCACGTCTTCCCGCACCTCCGGGAGCTCGGCCTCTGCTTCATCAGCATCGACGCCCAGGACCTCGACGGCTTGCTCCAGTGCAGCCCCGTCCTGGAGACGCTCGCGCTCGTCTCCAACTCCTACTCCCCCGCTCACATCCGCGTGCGCAGCCGCACCCTCCGCTGCGTGCTCTTCTGGATGTCGCTGGCGCAGGAGATCGCCTTGGTCGTCGCCCCGCGCCTCGACCGCCTCATCCTGTGGAAGACGTTCATGGGTTTCCCCGGCGAAATCTTTTGCCGCACAAGGGTCAAGATTGGTTACGCCACAGAGCTGCGAGTCCTGGGCTACTTGGAACCAAGAATGCACGAGCTGGAGATCGGCAATACCACCATCGAG GCTGGAACAAAGATGAGTTCAGATAAAACGGTACCAAGTGTCAAAATCTTGGCCTTGAAGGTGCGATTTGGGATCCGCAATGAAGCCAAGTTGCTGCCCGTCTTTCTCAGATGCTTTCCCAATGTTGAGACATTACATGTCATG TCAGATGATGCTCATGATCCTACCGGCAAGCTCAATCTCAAGTTCTGGCATGACGTCGGCCCAATCGAGTGCCTGCACTCACACGTCAATAAGGTGGTGTTTCACATGTTCAGAGGGGAGCGGAGTGAGCTCGCGTTCCTCAAGTTCATCCTGGAGAGGGCCGAGGCATTGCAGAAGATTGTGGTTGTGTTGGCCAACAGAGACCAGGCCTGGGTGGACGAGATGCGCGCCAAGCTGAGGCCCCTGGCCATGGCGAAAAGGGCCAGCGAGAACCCTACGCTCTTGATCGTTGCGCTTGAAGGTGGTAGTGCTTGGTCCTTCCACAGAGCATCCGATCTCTCTGTGAATGACCCTTTTGACTACTGCTGA